GTCTACTGAATTTGCTGTTTGTGATAGTCCCTCCCCATTTTTCTCATGTCTTGGTAGGGCTTGAGGTCAGTTAATGTCATTAACTTGTTTGTCTTGGGATCAGTTCCAAGCCATGTCCTGTAAATGTTGGGAAGACAGTAAACCATTCTCAAAAAATAGTGGTCAAATAATTCATTTAATTAGTTAATTCATTTTAAATGTTTACAGTAGGCGAAGACTTTCCTGTTTGAAGAATTGTCAATCAGTTAAATGTCTAAGCCTTTTGCAATAAGACACAAAAACTACTGCCACCAAACTGTCACATAGATGCCAgcaatgtgttatttcagttcTGCATGCAAGGGATGAGAAACATTTATTTGATAAATAAACTAACAGTCATTTGCTAATATTTGAGCCCACAAttaatacaaatcaaatcaaatgttattggtcacatacacctgtttagcagatgttattgcaggtgtagcgaaatgcttgtgcttctagctccgacagtgcagtaatatctaacagtttcacaacatatactCAAATACACATAAATCTAAGTAAGGAAAGAATTAAGAATTACACGAATGTGGCTTGTGTTTAAACAAACTCAGAAGCAGCCGATGAAAAACCACACATAACGACATCAGCTTAATATTTTTGGATTTCTTAATAAAAGCAACACGTTAATTATGAATCAGAAATAACAACATATCAATATGAATAATAACCAGCTTACCTCTTCAGATGTTTCTCAATGGCCTTTCGCTCGTACACTGTTCCATCCTGGTTCTTCACTGGGTCAACAAACATCTTGTTGGTTAGTGGACAAATCAAGTGTGAGGGTATGAACTTCTCAGTCAACTCTTCACCCAACAATTCCTGTAAATTTAAAAGGGAAATATCATCATACCCTGAACAAACTGTTACATTAAAGGGTTGCTGTTCAAATAAATGTATCTGAGAAACTGCTAACGTagaccaggtattcccaaactggggtccGCGTACAAATATCGTCGGGGGTACGCCacataaaaatgtgattcacgtttaaaaaaataaaaggattcttcacattttcaaacagtacatttctATTTTCCAACGGGACTATACATTTGGGTAaggtttttttctcacctgagtagcctcgtttcactgccaaaaaataAAATtgaaccatctagtgttcagcgaaataacaacacaatgtcaaatacaggtagcccaGTCAAATAactaacatccaatcacattaaccgttatccaatcacattaaccgttactctctcgcgggaaaccttcactcttgcacagacatttagaaacaaaacatgacaatttgaaaaataagccatgggagtttttgagcgagaataaagacgaattgcgagtagtaagacatgtataaaagtaacagataccattaataagaagggtctagaagcatcttatatggtgagctcccgagtggctaggacaggcaagccccatgctattgtggaggacttaattcttccttcAGGGGTGGAtttggctgggacaatgctgggagAAAAGgtcaaaaaaactatacagacaacgtcttcatcaaacaacactgtttcacgacgcatcagtgatatagcaggagatgttttgaaacaattactccttcgcatacaagccagtgaattctatgtgttacagctggatgagtcaacagacgtggcgggcctggcacagctcctggtatatgtccgttacgtttatggggggtcaattaacgacgacatcctcttctgcaaattACTGGAAACCATGTCAACATGAGAGAATATTTTTAAAATACTGGACGGCTTTGTGACattaaatggactttggtggtcaagatgtttTGGTATCTatacaaaagccatgacagggagacatagtggagtggtaatgcgtgtgcaagcagttgctcccgacgccacttgggtacactgcagcatccaccgagaagctcttgctgccaagggaatgcctgacagcttgaaagacgttttggacactacagtgaaaatggttaactttgttaaagcaaggcccctgaactctcgtgtattttctgcattatgcaatgatatgggcagcgaccatgtaatgtTTTTACAACAtgcactggttatcaaggggcaaagtattgacactttttcaaaattgagagacgagcttaaagtttctttactgaccataattttcacttgtctgaccacttgcacgagtttctcacacaactggcctatctgggtgatgttttttcctcTCCTGAATGATctcaaggacaacacacaggtctttccatcattgtatgatatTTTGTGTgaaaatgaactcaagcttacggacaatgtcaaatgtgatatagagaagcacctgagtgagctgggtgcgcaattacgcaggttcgttatccctttcatgccctgcctccagtccacttaccgatatctgaacaagagagcctcatcgaaattgcaacaagtggttctgtgaaaattgaatttaatcagaagccactgacagATTTCTGAATAGGGCTGCGCTCAGCTTCTGGTCTTgtcaaatcgcgctgttaagacactgattccctttgcaaccacatatCTATATGAGAGTGGATTcccggccctcactagcatgaaaactaaatacaggcaaagactgtgtgtggaaaacgATTTAatactgagactctctccaatacaacccaacattgcagagttacagtggggagaacaagtatttgatacactgccgattttgcaggttttcctacttacaaagcatgtagaggtctgtattttttatcataggtacacttcaactgtgagagacggaatctaaaacaaaaacccagaaaatcacattgtatgattttgaaATAATTAAttttcattttattgcatgacataagtatttgatacatcagaaaagcagaacttaatatttggtacagaaacctttgtttgcaattacagagatcatacgtttcctgtagttcttgaccaggtctgcacacactgcagcaggggtTTCGGGGTTGTCGCTGTgtaatacggactttcagctccctccaaagattttctatggggttcaggtctggagacgggccaggccactccaggaccttgagatgcttcttatggagccactccttagttgccctggctgtgtgtttcgggatgttgtcatgctggaagacccagccacaacccatcttcaatgctcttactgagggaaggaggttgttggccaagatctcgcgatacatggccccatttatCCTCCCCacaatatggtgcagtcgtcctgtcccctttgcagaaaaacatccccaaagaatggtgtttccacctccatgcttcatggttgggatggtgttcttggggttgtactcatccttcttcctccaaacacggcgagtggagttcagACCAAAAAGctttatttttgtctcatcagaccacatgaccttctcccattcctcctctggatcatccagatggtcattggcaaacttcagacgggcctggacatgcgctggcttgagcagggggaccttgcgtgcgctgcaggattttaatccatgacggcgtagtgtgttactaatggttttctttgagactgtggtcccagctctcttcaggtcattgaccaggttctgccgtgtagttctgggctgatccctcaccttcctcatgatcattgatgccccacgaggtgagatcttgcatggagccccagaccgagggtgattgaccgtcatcttgaacttcttccattttcgaataattgcgccaacagttgttgccttctcaccaagctacttgcctattgtcctgttgcCCATCCCaaccttgtgcaggtctacaattttacccctgaactcgttacctgtataaaagacacctgttcacACACTCAAATCAAAcagacacagctctctggtcttgaccattgtggagaggttggagtctgtttgattgagtgtgtggacaggtgtcttttatacaggtaacgagttcaaacaggtgcagttaatacaggtaatgagtggagaacaggagggcttcttaaagaaaaactaacaggtctgtgagagccggaattcttactggttggtaggtgatcaagtACTTATGTcacgcaataaaatgcaaataatttacttaaaaatcatacaatgtgattttctggaattttattttagattccgtctctcacagttgaagtgtacctatgataaaaaatacagacctctacatgctttgtaagtaggaaaacctgcaaaatcggcagtgtatcaaatacttgttctccccactgtaggtgcATCCTTTTAAGCACAcctttctcattaacctgtggtgagttattcacaattattgatgaacaaataaggttttacaTATACGAtagctaaataaagagcaaaattattgattattattataatattattatttgtgccctggtcctataagagctctgtcacttcccacgagccgggttgtgacaaaaactcacactcattcttatgtttaataaaggTCGTATAGTGAGTGTGTGTCGTATaaatcgtatagtgtgtgtgtcgtataaatcgtatagtgtgtgtgtgtggcaggcttacacaatgatggcaaaaaacaacatttgagagtgcgctgaccctggtgctagagggggtacgcagctggaggttgaatgtttgaagggtcacgggactataaaaagtttgggaactaCTGACATAGACTGTGACATGTCAGTTTTACATGGAAATGTCTGAAAAGTGAATCCACCTCTTTTTACACACAAACGCCCCTAATAAAAGATGTAGCAGAGCTTGCAAAAATTAACATAATTAGATAAGTGCATTCACCTTCTCCATGTCATCCAATGACTGGCCAGCAACTTCCTCTGTGTTCTTCTTGGCCTCTTCTTCATACTTGTTTCTGCTGGTCAGGTATTCCTCTGCCAAAATACTTTTATAAGACATTTTCATTCAGATAAAATGTAGGTATATGAATTCAATATACTACATACTAACAAATATAATGCACTATTTCCTACTTTTCCTTTTTGATTTTAGAATCAGAGTTAACACCACTCATTGTATACAATGTGGTCATCAAATAACGAGAAACCAACCTGTCCAGTGGATCTTGGGGTTCAGGAACGATGAGCAGTCCATATACAGCATCCAAGATCTCTCTCATGGTTGTGTGAGCGTTGTAGTTGCGGTCAAATATGTTGTGGCAGATACGACCCACACTGTTTATGTTGCAGTGGTACACCTTCGTCCACATTAAGGATTTTTTATGGCCTCCCGAgtgagcagtggtctaaggcaatgcatcgcagtgctagaggagtcactacagacccgggttctatcgcgggctgtatcacaaccggctgtgatcgggaatcccatagggtggcgcacaattggcgcagcgtcgtccgggttaagggagggtttggcctgggggggctttacttggctcatcgcgctctagcgactccttgtggcaggccaggcgcctgcaggctgacctcggtagTCAATTGAagtgttttctccgacacattggtgcggcgggcttccgggttaagcaggcggGTGTTAATAAGCGCGGTTTGGCAGGtaatgtttcagaggacgcatgacatGACCTATGCCTCCCGACCCCTTTGGGGAGTTGCCAGCgatgagacaaaaaaaaaaatgggtaAAAAATTAAATTATTTTTCATGACGGAAAAAAGCATCAATCAACTGGATAGAATTTGAAAATGTATGACTTAGGCAATACGAATAAATACACTGTCTTCATTTATTCACTGTGTAGAAGGATACAGGTGTGACAAAGCGCACAAGCGGAGGTTTGACTGGGTAGTCAGCTCCAAACTGACAGTACAGCTCAAAGACTCCATCCTCATAAGGTGTATCAGGAGGGCCTTGCATGAGAATCTTCCAAAACGCTGAATAGGTATGGAATCACAGGGGTTAAATGTTTTAGACAATattgtgcaaaattattcaaataATAACCAACATGTGGATGGGAAATTGATTTGAACACTTTACAGTCAAACAAACCAATAACTTGAGGCTGTTACGGTCATGGTCCATGTAGACTATATTTAAGCAGTAAGGCTCGAGAGggagtggtatatggccaatataccacagctaagggctgttcttatgcatgacaCAATGCAGAGTCCCTGGATACAGCcctcagccgtggtatattggccatatatcacaaacccctgaggtgccttattgttattataaactggttatcaacgtaattagagcagtaaaaatacatgttttatcatacccgtggtatacggtctaatataccacggctgtcatcCAATCAGCaatcagggcttgaaccacccatgTATTAACAATGTTATTATAAAGCATTATGAAAAGTATATTTATACTAAGTGTTACCAGATCAATAACACTTAACACAATACCCCAATAATGTTTACTTACTGAAGTCTGACTCTGAAGGCAGAACAGTGCAGAATGGGTGTGGGTCACAGTGCAGGCTCTTCAGCTCTTCCAGAAGGCGTTTGTCCTTCTCCAAAAAGCGTCCGCTCTTGGATTCCTGGATCTTCTTTTTCAATGCACTATTTTGTGACATATTAATTTTGTTAGAGTAATACAGTAGTTTACCTCAATCTCAACATTAAATAAATGCTTCTTGAGCATAATAGTGGTTTACTAGAATAGTAATTAGTAGTGGAAGTAAATGACTATCATTCCAGAATGACATGCTGATAATGGAACTGCTCGTACTTCTCTGTCCCAGTCACTTTATGGTTTAGTCCACTTGGCAGAGAAACCTCTGGCTTCTCGTCATAACCCCGGTTGGCGAAGAGAGCAACTAGAATGCTCTGTAGAGGCAAATGAGCATTGTTCATTACAATTCGTTTTAAGATCAATGTTATTAACTTAcactttattttatttgatttaaatatgtatttttcacatgcaactttacagtgaaatgtttgtttacgagcccttcccaacgatgcaaagttgtaaaaaaatcatacaaatagtaacacaagaggaataaGAATACACAAGAAGAATACACAAGAAtggaactatatacaggaagtaccagatcaatgtacatGTACATGGGATGAGGTATtttaggtagatatgtacataaaggcagggtaaagtgactaggcatcaggatagataataataagagtaaaataaagtaaagagtaaaataaagaacaagAATCATATTATGTTATATAGAATATATGGAAACACTTGTCCAATTTGAATAGTTTTTGTTTAATAGATCGTACCTCGTTCCTAATGTTGGATGGATCCAGTTTCTTCTTCAGCTTCCTCATCTCCAAAGACAGAACAGTTTCCATTTCAAAAAGCTTCAGACCAGCTTTACTCGTCTCTGGTTTGAAACaacaccctcctaccctccta
This window of the Oncorhynchus masou masou isolate Uvic2021 unplaced genomic scaffold, UVic_Omas_1.1 unplaced_scaffold_2024, whole genome shotgun sequence genome carries:
- the LOC135532788 gene encoding uncharacterized protein LOC135532788 isoform X1 encodes the protein MTEPDAVTTKLMSLNIVVDAIVVGKVDNNVLRGISNAAGGCCFKPETSKAGLKLFEMETVLSLEMRKLKKKLDPSNIRNESILVALFANRGYDEKPEVSLPSGLNHKVTGTENALKKKIQESKSGRFLEKDKRLLEELKSLHCDPHPFCTVLPSESDFTFWKILMQGPPDTPYEDGVFELYCQFGADYPVKPPLVRFVTPVYHCNINSVGRICHNIFDRNYNAHTTMREILDAVYGLLIVPEPQDPLDSILAEEYLTSRNKYEEEAKKNTEEVAGQSLDDMEKELLGEELTEKFIPSHLICPLTNKMFVDPVKNQDGTVYERKAIEKHLKRTWLGTDPKTNKLMTLTDLKPYQDMRKMGRDYHKQQIQ
- the LOC135532788 gene encoding ubiquitin-conjugating enzyme E2 E1-like isoform X2 — protein: MTEPDAVTTKLMSLNIVVDAIVVGKVDNNVLRGISNAAGGCCFKPETSKAGLKLFEMETVLSLEMRKLKKKLDPSNIRNESILVALFANRGYDEKPEVSLPSGLNHKVTGTENALKKKIQESKSGRFLEKDKRLLEELKSLHCDPHPFCTVLPSESDFTFWKILMQGPPDTPYEDGVFELYCQFGADYPVKPPLVRFVTPVYHCNINSVGRICHNIFDRNYNAHTTMREILDAVYGLLIVPEPQDPLDSILAEEYLTSRNKYEEEAKKNTEEVAGQSLDDMEKELLGEELTEKFIPSHLICPLTNKMFVDPVKNQDGTVYERKAIEKHLKR